One segment of Sander vitreus isolate 19-12246 chromosome 20, sanVit1, whole genome shotgun sequence DNA contains the following:
- the cep170ba gene encoding centrosomal protein of 170 kDa protein B isoform X2 has product MSVTSWFLVSSSGTRHRLPREMIFVGRDDCELMLQSRSVDKQHAVINHDPNTDEHMVKDLGSLNGTFVNDLRIPDQTYITLKLSDVIRFGYDAHVYILEKSEHKVPEEALKHEKYTSQLQLSIKALQAKVKEKQQLQSPEKSKGPVSKLQDRDKRRAQSLTAATDSPISKPTPLYGQPSWWGEDEDAANKKKNRGGKSPEQESPEPAKDVSRYEVNGSLSDNRAKSIFSCRREPSYFEIPTKELKQRPAKKPESQVHEVPTKDTPDPTEVVSSTPPVVQSHASFTIEFDECTPGKMKIKDHVTKFSFRQQQKLPSTELVTTPTEVMSAESKVADWLVQSNASMIRRRSKAEDMYSTHSDPSLLKNTKTNHREDGTHSDSGDPAINGRDSVQSEPQIGSQVSPQPLRDSPPQHLASPDSEEPLSYTPPESQSLSSLGKAEPHQAFVIEFFDDNSRKKRSQSFTNNASPPEPSGLRLQLEKAKKSSSPNGERQVQSPASTTPASQRYTVPLKDLASTGFQRAGSLRREKTEDRISTSFSSRSSSSVSVRPFSSVGRRSKLAQEFTAEILKQTKQSSSASWDKNTSSPPTAAKTETVVVSQTSPPPSKASYQPQTSSPIHQPVPLKAPVMTLASQNVEVKSPHAGPKNEDEDSLSDAGTYTIEADVQDRELEEARSNIDQVFGVFESPERTNQSEAETSSAFRPLIVESREQHRQSSCGEGQSASAVLQGAPKWMSCWASLADSYTESGPSSGLFDMPSQMELSGGARGTIIHKATLSRHHDSTDHDGSRARRVLPQVPLGEKSDIPNPSIHVEYDPHSTFDVGENRLVAPRSQDSLDRLSVQDDVEPDSLSDASRSDDGSIIEQRRRPLSDTEEKKNNDRLCTKSTSFYIGSEEAESQPEHGGIPKTEIKHATKTFSTATLTKQRGNQDSEKVKPSVSAPILSQITRSPESKEGTVSQLIRQESFTKERPSNARLPNISVQRGPESFQGACNQDTHSYLKETEDVLAVLEAKLQAGQSETTPSPIIDSLSAESDVDTSSTVSQHSNKTRPNTLTKKPSVSGLHRERSSASIASQDSSHQSTTSEKLRSLGADSNNKTESVRRPVGLRRSVGKRGSTDLSDDPQSLPYSDQESNLHQTHTKYTVPLQKEDSKTSKASQALNRANSLSAPRPTRASMLRRARLGEASDNEGTETDRVSQEAGNAPAKKPQETKKLSRLDLLAMPRKRTSSFNTPSDTEASSTPQWTGRNTGFSNRSTESGSSSVRRASASGSKLLERQQKAPLTPLTRGRSSSAKYASSTANSRRRQKGSDYASTSDEEYDSNQSTPKYKRSQPSSASHSPRHQPRPQPVVALRQKPLSRDSEEENHEGDNFHSWSNHSSEIARLSQDLAKDLAILAREIHDVAGDGDPQNPGVASSAPVSTVTAHEQLVHRIPEAGLNYQRVPPSSTSTREPDQSSADHEQQRRQRAQSREEVIVDDHLMLNPVSQITMAIRENTEQLADKIKVLFQDRMDIWEEIEAKVNSDNDVPVIKTSNKEITSILKELRRVQRQLEVINTVMEPSAQSEASKTSALSSSSVRPSRPPVSRDWRTIHSVSKGGGGPRPSESVRRAGATQDDLRTGYLV; this is encoded by the exons ATGAGTGTGACATCATGGTTCCTGGTCAGCAGCTCTGGCACACGCCACCGGTTGCCACGGGAGATGATCTTTGTTGGCAGGGATGACTGCGAACTAATGCTGCAG TCTCGCAGTGTGGACAAGCAACACGCTGTGATCAACCATGACCCAAACACAGACGAGCATATGGTGAAGGACCTGGGCAGCTTGAATGGG ACATTCGTGAATGACCTAAGAATCCCAGACCAGACGTACATCACCCTTAAGCTCTCTGATGTCATTCGCTTTGGCTATG ATGCTCATGTATATATCCTTGAGAAGAGCGAACACAAGGTCCCAGAGGAAGCTCTTAAA CATGAGAAGTACACCAGCCAGTTGCAGCTTAGCATAAAAGCCCTGCAGGCCAAGGTGAAGGAAAAACAGCAGCTTCAGAGCCCAGAGAAGAGCAAAGGCCCTGTTTCCAAACTGCAGGACAGGGACAAGCGAAGAGCCCAGTCTCTCACAG CTGCCACAGATTCCCCAATATCCAAGCCTACTCCTCTCTATGGCCAACCGTCCTGGTGGGGGGAGGATGAGGACGCAgccaacaaaaagaagaacagagGTGGAAAATCGCCAGAACAGGAGTCTCCAG AGCCTGCTAAAGACGTGTCAAGATATGAGGTCAACGGTTCTCTGTCTGACAATCGGGCCAAGTCCATCTTCTCCTGCCGCCGGGAGCCTAGCTACTTTGAGATCCCAACAAAGGAATTAAAGCAGCGACCTGCCAAGAAACCAGAGTCGCAGGTTCACGAGGTTCCCACCAAGGACACCCCTGATCCCACTGAGGTTGTCTCCTCCACACCTCCCGTGGTCCAAAGCCATGCCTCCTTCACCATCGAATTTGATGAATGCACCCCAGGTAAAATGAAGATCAAGGACCACGTGACCAAGTTTTCTTTCCGCCAGCAGCAGAAGCTACCTTCCACAGAGCTTGTCACCACACCCACTGAGGTGATGTCAGCAGAAAGCAAAGTTGCTGATTGGCTGGTCCAAAGCAATGCTAGCATGATAAGGAGGAGGTCGAAGGCTGAAGACATGTACAGCACACACAGTGACCCATCACTTCTGAAGAACACCAAAA CAAACCACCGTGAAGATGGCACTCACAGTGATTCAGGGGATCCTGCAATCAATGGAAGGGATTCCGTCCAATCAGAACCTCAGATTGGGTCCCAGGTGTCTCCACAACCCCTGAGAGACTCCCCGCCACAACACTTAGCCTCCCCTGACTCTGAGGAGCCCTTGTCTTACACTCCACCAGAGTCTCAGTCCCTATCCAGTCTTGGCAAGGCTGAGCCTCACCAAGCCTTTGTCATTGAATTCTTTGATGATAACTCAAGAAAGAAGCGCTCGCAGTCCTTCACCAATAACGCATCTCCACCTGAGCCCTCAGGCCTCCGGCTCCAGCTGGAGAAGGCGAAGAAGAGCTCAAGCCCAAATGGGGAGAGACAAGTCCAATCTCCAGCCTCCACCACTCCTGCAAGCCAACGATACACTGTTCCCCTGAAGGACCTGGCTTCCACAGGCTTCCAAAGAGCTGGCTCTCTACGAAGGGAGAAGACAGAGGACCGGATCAGCACCAGCTTTTCGTCTCGCTCTTCTTCATCTGTGTCTGTAAGGCCCTTTAGCAGTGTCGGCCGGCGGTCCAAACTCGCCCAGGAATTTACTGCTGAAAttctcaaacaaacaaagcagtCCTCTTCTGCCAGCTGGGATAAAAATACATCTAGTCCCCCTACAGCAGCTAAAACTGAGACAGTGGTAGTATCCCAGACTAGTCCCCCTCCATCTAAAGCTTCCTACCAGCCACAGACTTCCTCTCCTATCCACCAGCCTGTTCCCCTCAAGGCCCCTGTGATGACCCTGGCGTCTCAGAATGTGGAGGTCAAGAGTCCCCATGCCGGCCCCAAGAACGAAGACGAGGACAGTCTGAGTGACGCAGGAACCTACACCATTGAAGCAGATGTTCAAGATAGAGAGCTAGAAGAGGCACGGAGCAATATCGACCAG gtgtttggtgtttttgagAGCCCAGAGCGAACCAACCAGAGTGAAGCAGAAACATCATCAGCATTTAGGCCTCTTATTGTTGAGAGCAGGGAGCAGCATAGGCAGAGTAGCTGTGGGGAG GGTCAGTCAGCAAGTGCAGTGTTACAGGGGGCTCCTAAGTGGATGTCTTGCTGGGCCAGCTTGGCAGACAGCTACACAGAATCTGGCCCTTCATCTGGCCTCTTTGACATGCCTTCCCAGATGGAGCTGTCAGGGGGGG CACGAGGTACAATCATCCACAAGGCCACGCTCAGCCGACACCACGACAGCACCGACCACGATGGTTCAAGAGCTCGGCGCGTACTGCCCCAGGTACCACTGGGGGAGAAGAGTGACATTCCAAATCCCAGCATTCATGTTGAATATGACCCACATTCAACATTTGATGTTGGAGAGAATAGATTGGTGGCCCCCAGGTCTCAGGATAGCCTTGACAGGTTATCAGTGCAGGATGATGTAGAGCCTGACAGTCTGAGTGATGCCAGCAGGTCAGATGATGGTTCCATTATAGAGCAAAGGAGAAGACCGCTGTCAGACacggaagagaaaaaaaataacgatAGACTCTGCACCAAGTCTACGTCATTCTACATCGGGTCAGAGGAGGCAGAGTCCCAACCTGAACATGGGGGCATTCCTAAGACTGAAATAAAACATGCAACCAAAACTTTCTCAACAGCCACCCTGACCAAACAGAGAGGTAACCAGGACTCTGAAAAAGTCAAGCCCAGTGTGTCGGCTCCTATCCTGAGCCAGATTACACGGAGTCCAGAGTCCAAAGAGGGCACTGTTTCCCAATTAATCAGACAAGAGAGCTTCACCAAGGAGCGGCCTAGCAATGCCAGATTGCCCAACATCTCTGTTCAGAGAGGCCCAGAATCATTCCAGGGAGCCTGCAATCAGGACACTCATTCTTACCTCAAAGAGACGGAGGATGTTCTGGCTGTTCTGGAGGCCAAACTCCAAGCAGGACAATCAGAAACGACACCGTCTCCAATAATAGATTCTCTTTCTGCGGAGTCTGATGTGGATACCTCCAGCACAGTCAGCCAACATAGCAATAAGACCAGGCCAAACACACTGACTAAAAAACCCTCGGTTAGTGGCCTTCATAGGGAGAGGTCTTCAGCCAGTATAGCTAGTCAGGACTCAAGTCACCAATCCACTACATCAGAAAAGTTGCGCTCTCTGGGAGCAGACAGCAACAATAAGACTGAGTCTGTCAGGAGACCGGTTGGACTGAGACGTAGTGTTGGGAAACGTGGCTCCACAGACCTAAGTGACGACCCTCAGAGCTTACCTTACTCTGATCAAGAGTCTAACCTCCACCAAACccacacaaaatacacagtGCCCCTTCAGAAGGAGGATTCCAAGACCTCCAAAGCGTCCCAGGCCTTGAATCGTGCCAACAGCTTGTCAGCCCCGCGACCCACCAGAGCGTCCATGCTCCGCCGGGCTCGCCTAGGAGAAGCTTCGGACAACGAGGGCACGGAGACAGACAGGGTGTCCCAGGAGGCAGGCAATGCCCCAGCTAAGAAGCCCCAGGAAACCAAGAAACTCTCCAGGCTGGATCTGCTAGCGATGCCTCGTAAGCGGACAAGCTCGTTCAACACACCCAGCGACACCGAGGCCTCTTCCACCCCACAGTGGACTGGCAGGAACACAGGATTCTCCAACCGCAGCACAGAGTCTGGCAGCAGCTCAGTTCGAAGGGCCTCTGCTTCGGGGTCGAAGCTTTTAGAAAGGCAGCAGAAAGCACCGCTGACACCACTCACTCGCGGACGTTCAAGCAGTGCCAAATATGCCAGCAGCACTGCAA ACTCCAGGAGACGACAGAAAGGCTCTGACTACGCCTCTACCTCAGATGAGGAGTACGACTCAAACCAGAGCACTCCTAAATACAAACGCTCCCAACCTTCCTCAGCTTCCCATAGCCCACGTCATCAGCCTCGGCCTCAGCCAGTGGTCGCCCTGCGTCAGAAGCCCCTCAGCAGAGATTCTGAGGAGGAGAACCATGAGGGAGACAACTTCCACAGTTGGTCCAACCACAGTTCTGAGATCGCACG GTTAAGTCAAGACCTGGCCAAAGACCTTGCTATCTTGGCCAGAGAGATCCATGACGTGGCAGGTGATGGTGATCCACAAAACCCTGGAGTGGCGAGCAGTGCACCTGTCTCCACAGTGACCGCTCATGAACAG CTGGTTCATCGTATTCCAGAGGCTGGATTAAACTACCAGAGAGTCCCACCAAGTTCTACGTCTACAAGGGAACCTGACCAGAGCTCGGCTGACCATGAACAGCAGCGCAGGCAGCGAGCTCAGAGCAGAGAAGAG GTCATTGTTGATGACCATCTGATGCTGAATCCAGTGTCTCAGATCACCATGGCCATTAGAGAAAACACTGAGCAACTTGCTGACAAAATTAA GGTACTGTTCCAGGACAGGATGGATATTTGGGAAGAAATTGAGGCTAAAGTAAACTCTGACAATGATGTCCCTGTTATCAAAACCTCCAACAAG GAAATCACATCTATCTTGAAAGAACTCCGGAGAGTTCAACGACAACTTGAGG tcATTAACACAGTCATGGAACCCAGTGCACAGTCTGAAGCATCCAAGACCTCGGCGCTGTCCTCCTCATCTGTTCGGCCCTCCAGACCTCCCGTCTCACGGGACTGGAGAACCATCCATTCTGTCTCCAAAGGTGGCGGCGGCCCTAGGCCCAGTGAGAGTGTCAGGAGAGCAGGTGCGACACAAGACGATCTCAGAACGGGATATTTAGTCTGA
- the cep170ba gene encoding centrosomal protein of 170 kDa protein B isoform X4: MSVTSWFLVSSSGTRHRLPREMIFVGRDDCELMLQSRSVDKQHAVINHDPNTDEHMVKDLGSLNGTFVNDLRIPDQTYITLKLSDVIRFGYDAHVYILEKSEHKVPEEALKHEKYTSQLQLSIKALQAKVKEKQQLQSPEKSKGPVSKLQDRDKRRAQSLTAATDSPISKPTPLYGQPSWWGEDEDAANKKKNRGGKSPEQESPEPAKDVSRYEVNGSLSDNRAKSIFSCRREPSYFEIPTKELKQRPAKKPESQVHEVPTKDTPDPTEVVSSTPPVVQSHASFTIEFDECTPGKMKIKDHVTKFSFRQQQKLPSTELVTTPTEVMSAESKVADWLVQSNASMIRRRSKAEDMYSTHSDPSLLKNTKTNHREDGTHSDSGDPAINGRDSVQSEPQIGSQVSPQPLRDSPPQHLASPDSEEPLSYTPPESQSLSSLGKAEPHQAFVIEFFDDNSRKKRSQSFTNNASPPEPSGLRLQLEKAKKSSSPNGERQVQSPASTTPASQRYTVPLKDLASTGFQRAGSLRREKTEDRISTSFSSRSSSSVSVRPFSSVGRRSKLAQEFTAEILKQTKQSSSASWDKNTSSPPTAAKTETVVVSQTSPPPSKASYQPQTSSPIHQPVPLKAPVMTLASQNVEVKSPHAGPKNEDEDSLSDAGTYTIEADVQDRELEEARSNIDQGQSASAVLQGAPKWMSCWASLADSYTESGPSSGLFDMPSQMELSGGARGTIIHKATLSRHHDSTDHDGSRARRVLPQVPLGEKSDIPNPSIHVEYDPHSTFDVGENRLVAPRSQDSLDRLSVQDDVEPDSLSDASRSDDGSIIEQRRRPLSDTEEKKNNDRLCTKSTSFYIGSEEAESQPEHGGIPKTEIKHATKTFSTATLTKQRGNQDSEKVKPSVSAPILSQITRSPESKEGTVSQLIRQESFTKERPSNARLPNISVQRGPESFQGACNQDTHSYLKETEDVLAVLEAKLQAGQSETTPSPIIDSLSAESDVDTSSTVSQHSNKTRPNTLTKKPSVSGLHRERSSASIASQDSSHQSTTSEKLRSLGADSNNKTESVRRPVGLRRSVGKRGSTDLSDDPQSLPYSDQESNLHQTHTKYTVPLQKEDSKTSKASQALNRANSLSAPRPTRASMLRRARLGEASDNEGTETDRVSQEAGNAPAKKPQETKKLSRLDLLAMPRKRTSSFNTPSDTEASSTPQWTGRNTGFSNRSTESGSSSVRRASASGSKLLERQQKAPLTPLTRGRSSSAKYASSTANSRRRQKGSDYASTSDEEYDSNQSTPKYKRSQPSSASHSPRHQPRPQPVVALRQKPLSRDSEEENHEGDNFHSWSNHSSEIARLSQDLAKDLAILAREIHDVAGDGDPQNPGVASSAPVSTVTAHEQLVHRIPEAGLNYQRVPPSSTSTREPDQSSADHEQQRRQRAQSREEVIVDDHLMLNPVSQITMAIRENTEQLADKIKVLFQDRMDIWEEIEAKVNSDNDVPVIKTSNKEITSILKELRRVQRQLEVINTVMEPSAQSEASKTSALSSSSVRPSRPPVSRDWRTIHSVSKGGGGPRPSESVRRAGATQDDLRTGYLV; the protein is encoded by the exons ATGAGTGTGACATCATGGTTCCTGGTCAGCAGCTCTGGCACACGCCACCGGTTGCCACGGGAGATGATCTTTGTTGGCAGGGATGACTGCGAACTAATGCTGCAG TCTCGCAGTGTGGACAAGCAACACGCTGTGATCAACCATGACCCAAACACAGACGAGCATATGGTGAAGGACCTGGGCAGCTTGAATGGG ACATTCGTGAATGACCTAAGAATCCCAGACCAGACGTACATCACCCTTAAGCTCTCTGATGTCATTCGCTTTGGCTATG ATGCTCATGTATATATCCTTGAGAAGAGCGAACACAAGGTCCCAGAGGAAGCTCTTAAA CATGAGAAGTACACCAGCCAGTTGCAGCTTAGCATAAAAGCCCTGCAGGCCAAGGTGAAGGAAAAACAGCAGCTTCAGAGCCCAGAGAAGAGCAAAGGCCCTGTTTCCAAACTGCAGGACAGGGACAAGCGAAGAGCCCAGTCTCTCACAG CTGCCACAGATTCCCCAATATCCAAGCCTACTCCTCTCTATGGCCAACCGTCCTGGTGGGGGGAGGATGAGGACGCAgccaacaaaaagaagaacagagGTGGAAAATCGCCAGAACAGGAGTCTCCAG AGCCTGCTAAAGACGTGTCAAGATATGAGGTCAACGGTTCTCTGTCTGACAATCGGGCCAAGTCCATCTTCTCCTGCCGCCGGGAGCCTAGCTACTTTGAGATCCCAACAAAGGAATTAAAGCAGCGACCTGCCAAGAAACCAGAGTCGCAGGTTCACGAGGTTCCCACCAAGGACACCCCTGATCCCACTGAGGTTGTCTCCTCCACACCTCCCGTGGTCCAAAGCCATGCCTCCTTCACCATCGAATTTGATGAATGCACCCCAGGTAAAATGAAGATCAAGGACCACGTGACCAAGTTTTCTTTCCGCCAGCAGCAGAAGCTACCTTCCACAGAGCTTGTCACCACACCCACTGAGGTGATGTCAGCAGAAAGCAAAGTTGCTGATTGGCTGGTCCAAAGCAATGCTAGCATGATAAGGAGGAGGTCGAAGGCTGAAGACATGTACAGCACACACAGTGACCCATCACTTCTGAAGAACACCAAAA CAAACCACCGTGAAGATGGCACTCACAGTGATTCAGGGGATCCTGCAATCAATGGAAGGGATTCCGTCCAATCAGAACCTCAGATTGGGTCCCAGGTGTCTCCACAACCCCTGAGAGACTCCCCGCCACAACACTTAGCCTCCCCTGACTCTGAGGAGCCCTTGTCTTACACTCCACCAGAGTCTCAGTCCCTATCCAGTCTTGGCAAGGCTGAGCCTCACCAAGCCTTTGTCATTGAATTCTTTGATGATAACTCAAGAAAGAAGCGCTCGCAGTCCTTCACCAATAACGCATCTCCACCTGAGCCCTCAGGCCTCCGGCTCCAGCTGGAGAAGGCGAAGAAGAGCTCAAGCCCAAATGGGGAGAGACAAGTCCAATCTCCAGCCTCCACCACTCCTGCAAGCCAACGATACACTGTTCCCCTGAAGGACCTGGCTTCCACAGGCTTCCAAAGAGCTGGCTCTCTACGAAGGGAGAAGACAGAGGACCGGATCAGCACCAGCTTTTCGTCTCGCTCTTCTTCATCTGTGTCTGTAAGGCCCTTTAGCAGTGTCGGCCGGCGGTCCAAACTCGCCCAGGAATTTACTGCTGAAAttctcaaacaaacaaagcagtCCTCTTCTGCCAGCTGGGATAAAAATACATCTAGTCCCCCTACAGCAGCTAAAACTGAGACAGTGGTAGTATCCCAGACTAGTCCCCCTCCATCTAAAGCTTCCTACCAGCCACAGACTTCCTCTCCTATCCACCAGCCTGTTCCCCTCAAGGCCCCTGTGATGACCCTGGCGTCTCAGAATGTGGAGGTCAAGAGTCCCCATGCCGGCCCCAAGAACGAAGACGAGGACAGTCTGAGTGACGCAGGAACCTACACCATTGAAGCAGATGTTCAAGATAGAGAGCTAGAAGAGGCACGGAGCAATATCGACCAG GGTCAGTCAGCAAGTGCAGTGTTACAGGGGGCTCCTAAGTGGATGTCTTGCTGGGCCAGCTTGGCAGACAGCTACACAGAATCTGGCCCTTCATCTGGCCTCTTTGACATGCCTTCCCAGATGGAGCTGTCAGGGGGGG CACGAGGTACAATCATCCACAAGGCCACGCTCAGCCGACACCACGACAGCACCGACCACGATGGTTCAAGAGCTCGGCGCGTACTGCCCCAGGTACCACTGGGGGAGAAGAGTGACATTCCAAATCCCAGCATTCATGTTGAATATGACCCACATTCAACATTTGATGTTGGAGAGAATAGATTGGTGGCCCCCAGGTCTCAGGATAGCCTTGACAGGTTATCAGTGCAGGATGATGTAGAGCCTGACAGTCTGAGTGATGCCAGCAGGTCAGATGATGGTTCCATTATAGAGCAAAGGAGAAGACCGCTGTCAGACacggaagagaaaaaaaataacgatAGACTCTGCACCAAGTCTACGTCATTCTACATCGGGTCAGAGGAGGCAGAGTCCCAACCTGAACATGGGGGCATTCCTAAGACTGAAATAAAACATGCAACCAAAACTTTCTCAACAGCCACCCTGACCAAACAGAGAGGTAACCAGGACTCTGAAAAAGTCAAGCCCAGTGTGTCGGCTCCTATCCTGAGCCAGATTACACGGAGTCCAGAGTCCAAAGAGGGCACTGTTTCCCAATTAATCAGACAAGAGAGCTTCACCAAGGAGCGGCCTAGCAATGCCAGATTGCCCAACATCTCTGTTCAGAGAGGCCCAGAATCATTCCAGGGAGCCTGCAATCAGGACACTCATTCTTACCTCAAAGAGACGGAGGATGTTCTGGCTGTTCTGGAGGCCAAACTCCAAGCAGGACAATCAGAAACGACACCGTCTCCAATAATAGATTCTCTTTCTGCGGAGTCTGATGTGGATACCTCCAGCACAGTCAGCCAACATAGCAATAAGACCAGGCCAAACACACTGACTAAAAAACCCTCGGTTAGTGGCCTTCATAGGGAGAGGTCTTCAGCCAGTATAGCTAGTCAGGACTCAAGTCACCAATCCACTACATCAGAAAAGTTGCGCTCTCTGGGAGCAGACAGCAACAATAAGACTGAGTCTGTCAGGAGACCGGTTGGACTGAGACGTAGTGTTGGGAAACGTGGCTCCACAGACCTAAGTGACGACCCTCAGAGCTTACCTTACTCTGATCAAGAGTCTAACCTCCACCAAACccacacaaaatacacagtGCCCCTTCAGAAGGAGGATTCCAAGACCTCCAAAGCGTCCCAGGCCTTGAATCGTGCCAACAGCTTGTCAGCCCCGCGACCCACCAGAGCGTCCATGCTCCGCCGGGCTCGCCTAGGAGAAGCTTCGGACAACGAGGGCACGGAGACAGACAGGGTGTCCCAGGAGGCAGGCAATGCCCCAGCTAAGAAGCCCCAGGAAACCAAGAAACTCTCCAGGCTGGATCTGCTAGCGATGCCTCGTAAGCGGACAAGCTCGTTCAACACACCCAGCGACACCGAGGCCTCTTCCACCCCACAGTGGACTGGCAGGAACACAGGATTCTCCAACCGCAGCACAGAGTCTGGCAGCAGCTCAGTTCGAAGGGCCTCTGCTTCGGGGTCGAAGCTTTTAGAAAGGCAGCAGAAAGCACCGCTGACACCACTCACTCGCGGACGTTCAAGCAGTGCCAAATATGCCAGCAGCACTGCAA ACTCCAGGAGACGACAGAAAGGCTCTGACTACGCCTCTACCTCAGATGAGGAGTACGACTCAAACCAGAGCACTCCTAAATACAAACGCTCCCAACCTTCCTCAGCTTCCCATAGCCCACGTCATCAGCCTCGGCCTCAGCCAGTGGTCGCCCTGCGTCAGAAGCCCCTCAGCAGAGATTCTGAGGAGGAGAACCATGAGGGAGACAACTTCCACAGTTGGTCCAACCACAGTTCTGAGATCGCACG GTTAAGTCAAGACCTGGCCAAAGACCTTGCTATCTTGGCCAGAGAGATCCATGACGTGGCAGGTGATGGTGATCCACAAAACCCTGGAGTGGCGAGCAGTGCACCTGTCTCCACAGTGACCGCTCATGAACAG CTGGTTCATCGTATTCCAGAGGCTGGATTAAACTACCAGAGAGTCCCACCAAGTTCTACGTCTACAAGGGAACCTGACCAGAGCTCGGCTGACCATGAACAGCAGCGCAGGCAGCGAGCTCAGAGCAGAGAAGAG GTCATTGTTGATGACCATCTGATGCTGAATCCAGTGTCTCAGATCACCATGGCCATTAGAGAAAACACTGAGCAACTTGCTGACAAAATTAA GGTACTGTTCCAGGACAGGATGGATATTTGGGAAGAAATTGAGGCTAAAGTAAACTCTGACAATGATGTCCCTGTTATCAAAACCTCCAACAAG GAAATCACATCTATCTTGAAAGAACTCCGGAGAGTTCAACGACAACTTGAGG tcATTAACACAGTCATGGAACCCAGTGCACAGTCTGAAGCATCCAAGACCTCGGCGCTGTCCTCCTCATCTGTTCGGCCCTCCAGACCTCCCGTCTCACGGGACTGGAGAACCATCCATTCTGTCTCCAAAGGTGGCGGCGGCCCTAGGCCCAGTGAGAGTGTCAGGAGAGCAGGTGCGACACAAGACGATCTCAGAACGGGATATTTAGTCTGA